In Streptomyces sp. NBC_00483, a single window of DNA contains:
- the rlmB gene encoding 23S rRNA (guanosine(2251)-2'-O)-methyltransferase RlmB has product MAANSNRRMSGKKGAQVGSGGNRRRGLEGKGPTPPAEMRKGHAKQRAANAKTKRAQGRPANRTGGPRGKSTSEMVVGRNPVVEALRGGVPATTLYVQQFIDNDERVREALQVAGERGGIHLMEAPRPELDRMTNGLNHQGLVLQVPPYEYAFPEDLSGAAYDAGVDPLIVALDGVTDPRNLGAVVRSVSAFGGHGVVVPERRAAGMTAGAWKTSAGTAARTPVARATNLTRTLEQYKKAGIAVVGLAADGEHTVGDLEALGGPVVIVVGSEGKGLSRLVGETCDYRVRIPMPGGAESLNAGVAAGVVLYEAARRRA; this is encoded by the coding sequence ATGGCCGCCAACAGCAACCGCCGCATGTCCGGCAAGAAGGGCGCGCAGGTAGGCAGCGGTGGCAATCGGCGCCGCGGCCTCGAGGGCAAGGGCCCCACGCCGCCCGCCGAGATGCGCAAGGGGCACGCCAAGCAGCGTGCCGCCAACGCCAAGACCAAGCGCGCCCAGGGCCGTCCGGCCAACCGCACCGGCGGTCCGCGCGGCAAGTCCACCTCCGAGATGGTCGTCGGCCGCAACCCGGTCGTCGAGGCGCTGCGCGGCGGCGTGCCCGCCACGACGCTGTACGTGCAGCAGTTCATCGACAACGACGAGCGGGTGCGCGAGGCCCTGCAGGTCGCCGGTGAGCGCGGCGGGATCCACCTCATGGAGGCCCCGCGCCCCGAGCTCGACCGCATGACCAACGGGCTCAACCACCAGGGCCTCGTCCTCCAGGTCCCGCCGTACGAGTACGCGTTCCCGGAGGACCTCTCCGGCGCCGCGTACGACGCGGGCGTGGACCCGCTGATCGTCGCGCTCGACGGCGTCACCGACCCGCGCAACCTCGGCGCCGTCGTCCGCTCCGTCTCCGCCTTCGGCGGCCACGGCGTCGTCGTGCCCGAGCGGCGCGCGGCCGGGATGACGGCGGGTGCGTGGAAGACGTCCGCCGGTACCGCGGCGCGCACGCCGGTCGCCCGCGCCACCAACCTGACCCGCACCCTGGAGCAGTACAAGAAGGCGGGCATCGCCGTGGTCGGCCTCGCCGCCGACGGTGAGCACACCGTGGGTGACCTGGAGGCCCTCGGCGGCCCCGTCGTCATCGTCGTCGGCAGCGAGGGCAAGGGCCTGTCCCGCCTCGTCGGTGAGACCTGCGACTACCGCGTCCGCATCCCGATGCCGGGCGGCGCCGAGTCGCTGAACGCCGGCGTCGCCGCGGGCGTCGTCCTGTACGAGGCGGCCCGCCGCCGCGCCTGA
- a CDS encoding DoxX family protein, which translates to MDTRTPRTPSGDRTSGFDDGPALSMVKVPCDPAQVIVNHASFRVQLPTAQQSQLPRISRHLSATGVAGADAATTRIPVITAAGTPGARRRRPVVRAGGGLDTSGLLQGARRSGEPDEGTATQVIPRVDERDFADDLGLYRDSPTDEATQETPTVGPWQGGADTPTRILPRMRQSGSAFEETGELEQIPYGDDEFDERTGSPDGGRDGGSESESTAARRYGPVRHAYYPGRRMNLGVVLLPLRVFLGFISIYAGMGKLCDPVYFDGGERGSMVKWLNSLHPWALAEPLRDWALQHPVGAGLVIAFLQVIVGVLTVLGLWQRLAAGVGALLSAALLVTVSWKTLPAYDAPDIIYLAAWSPLIIAGAPVYSIDGKLAGGAWRRLGPRAALWDLRGYVLRRGTVVATLVIGATLLIGSVLGGAVRDADRVTAPGPGDAPRNEVPGSPLPSEPGTSASQRQHTRSPSASSSNAPTQGTTSSPSGSPSSAGATAGTGATSGTSGTTTTPTQGTTAGQAPPQQSAPQQQPPSSTGGAPTSGGTSSDGGTSSGGQDGKKSGLVGGLLGE; encoded by the coding sequence GTGGACACCAGAACGCCCCGCACACCCTCGGGTGACCGCACGTCGGGATTCGACGACGGTCCCGCGCTGAGCATGGTGAAGGTTCCGTGCGATCCGGCGCAGGTCATCGTCAACCACGCGAGTTTCCGCGTGCAGCTCCCCACGGCGCAGCAGTCGCAACTCCCGCGCATCTCACGGCACTTGAGCGCCACGGGCGTGGCCGGAGCCGACGCGGCGACCACCCGCATCCCCGTCATCACCGCCGCAGGTACGCCCGGCGCCCGGCGCCGCCGCCCCGTCGTCAGAGCCGGCGGAGGCCTCGACACCAGCGGACTCCTGCAGGGCGCGCGCCGCTCCGGCGAACCGGACGAAGGCACCGCCACGCAGGTCATCCCGCGCGTCGACGAGCGCGACTTCGCCGACGACCTCGGCCTCTACCGCGACTCGCCCACCGACGAAGCCACCCAGGAGACGCCCACCGTCGGCCCCTGGCAGGGCGGCGCGGACACGCCCACGCGGATCCTGCCGCGCATGCGCCAGTCCGGCAGCGCCTTCGAGGAGACCGGCGAGCTCGAGCAAATCCCGTACGGGGACGACGAGTTCGACGAGCGGACCGGTTCGCCGGACGGCGGCAGGGACGGCGGTTCCGAAAGCGAGAGCACGGCCGCCCGCCGCTACGGACCCGTCCGGCACGCCTACTATCCCGGCCGCCGGATGAACCTCGGCGTCGTGCTGCTCCCGCTGCGCGTCTTCCTCGGCTTCATCTCCATCTACGCCGGCATGGGCAAGCTCTGCGACCCCGTCTACTTCGACGGCGGCGAGCGCGGCTCGATGGTCAAGTGGCTGAACTCGCTGCACCCCTGGGCCCTCGCCGAACCGCTCCGCGACTGGGCGCTCCAGCACCCCGTCGGCGCGGGCCTCGTGATCGCCTTCCTCCAGGTCATCGTCGGCGTGCTCACGGTCCTCGGCCTGTGGCAGCGGCTCGCCGCCGGCGTCGGTGCGCTGCTCTCCGCGGCGCTGCTTGTCACCGTCAGCTGGAAGACCCTCCCCGCCTACGACGCGCCCGACATCATCTACCTCGCCGCCTGGTCCCCGCTGATCATCGCCGGGGCCCCCGTCTACTCCATCGACGGCAAGCTCGCGGGCGGCGCCTGGCGGCGGCTCGGACCGCGCGCCGCGCTGTGGGACCTGCGCGGCTACGTCCTGCGCCGCGGCACCGTCGTCGCGACCCTCGTCATCGGTGCCACGCTGCTCATCGGCTCGGTGCTCGGCGGCGCCGTCCGCGACGCCGACCGGGTCACCGCCCCGGGCCCCGGCGACGCGCCCCGCAACGAGGTGCCCGGCTCCCCGCTCCCCTCCGAGCCCGGCACCAGCGCCTCGCAGCGCCAGCACACCAGGAGCCCTTCGGCCTCGTCCTCCAACGCGCCGACGCAGGGCACCACGTCGAGCCCGTCCGGGTCCCCCAGCTCCGCCGGCGCGACCGCGGGCACGGGCGCCACGAGCGGCACCAGCGGCACCACGACGACGCCGACCCAGGGCACCACCGCGGGCCAGGCCCCGCCCCAGCAGTCGGCGCCGCAGCAGCAGCCGCCGTCGAGCACCGGCGGCGCGCCGACCTCGGGCGGCACGTCATCGGACGGCGGCACGTCGTCCGGCGGCCAGGACGGCAAGAAGTCGGGCCTGGTGGGCGGACTGCTCGGCGAGTAA
- a CDS encoding nucleotidyltransferase family protein codes for MTTAEPSAHGPLLHPHRPTQAVVLAGGQGSRLRPYTDDRPKPMVEIPGTGTPIIGHQLTWLAEEGVTDAVVSCGHLAEVLQEWLDQAELPLRVTTVVEKEPLGRGGGLKFAAAHLPHADRPWYATNGDIWTRFSLQEMADFHHEREATATLALARPRIPWGAVETDAFGHITDFIEAPPSPYLINAGVYVFSAEFASLLPDLGDHERATFPRLARAKRLAGFQLPQGAYWRAIDTAKDLTEAAKELAAQGR; via the coding sequence ATGACGACCGCTGAACCGTCCGCGCACGGCCCGCTTCTGCACCCCCACCGCCCCACCCAGGCCGTGGTCCTGGCGGGCGGCCAGGGCTCGCGGCTGCGCCCGTACACCGACGACCGGCCCAAGCCGATGGTGGAGATCCCCGGCACGGGCACGCCGATCATCGGCCATCAGCTGACCTGGCTCGCCGAGGAGGGCGTCACCGACGCCGTCGTCTCCTGCGGCCATCTCGCCGAGGTGCTCCAGGAGTGGCTCGACCAGGCGGAGTTGCCGCTGCGGGTCACCACGGTCGTCGAGAAGGAGCCGCTCGGCCGCGGCGGCGGCCTGAAGTTCGCGGCCGCGCATCTGCCGCACGCCGACCGCCCCTGGTACGCCACGAACGGCGACATCTGGACGCGGTTCTCGTTGCAGGAGATGGCCGACTTCCACCATGAGCGGGAGGCGACCGCGACCCTCGCGCTGGCCCGCCCGCGCATCCCGTGGGGCGCCGTGGAGACGGACGCGTTCGGCCACATCACCGACTTCATCGAGGCGCCGCCGTCCCCGTATCTGATCAACGCGGGCGTGTACGTCTTCTCCGCCGAGTTCGCCTCGCTGCTGCCGGACCTCGGGGACCACGAGCGCGCCACGTTCCCGCGGCTGGCCCGCGCCAAGCGGCTGGCCGGCTTCCAGCTCCCGCAGGGCGCGTACTGGCGGGCGATCGACACGGCGAAGGACCTCACGGAGGCCGCGAAGGAGCTTGCCGCACAGGGGCGTTGA
- a CDS encoding ABC transporter ATP-binding protein: MASVTFDKATRVYPGSTKPAVDGLDIEIEDGEFLVLVGPSGCGKSTSLRMLAGLEDVNGGAIRIGDREVTHLPPKDRDIAMVFQNYALYPHMSVADNMGFALKIAGVNKAEIRTKVEEAAKILDLTEYLDRKPKALSGGQRQRVAMGRAIVREPQVFLMDEPLSNLDAKLRVSTRTQIASLQRRLGITTVYVTHDQVEAMTMGDRVAVLKDGLLQQVDTPRNMYDRPANLFVAGFIGSPAMNLVEVPITDGGVKFGNSVVPIDREALKAASDKGDRTVHVGVRPEHFDIIETNSEAAKSLAKDVSDAPAGLAVSVNVVEELGADGYVYGAAEVGGEHKDLVVRVNGRQVPEKGAQLHVVPRAGETHVFSSSTGERLSD, from the coding sequence ATGGCTTCTGTCACGTTCGACAAGGCGACCCGCGTCTACCCGGGTTCCACCAAGCCCGCGGTCGACGGCCTGGACATCGAGATCGAGGACGGCGAGTTCCTCGTCCTCGTCGGCCCGTCCGGCTGCGGAAAGTCGACCTCCCTGCGCATGCTCGCGGGTCTCGAGGACGTCAACGGCGGTGCGATCCGCATCGGTGACCGCGAGGTCACGCACCTGCCGCCGAAGGACCGGGACATCGCCATGGTGTTCCAGAACTACGCGCTGTACCCGCACATGTCCGTCGCCGACAACATGGGCTTCGCGCTCAAGATCGCCGGCGTGAACAAGGCGGAGATCCGCACGAAGGTCGAAGAGGCCGCGAAGATCCTCGACCTCACCGAGTACCTGGACCGCAAGCCGAAGGCCCTCTCCGGTGGTCAGCGTCAGCGTGTCGCCATGGGTCGCGCCATCGTGCGTGAGCCGCAGGTGTTCCTCATGGACGAGCCGCTGTCGAACCTCGACGCCAAGCTCCGTGTGTCCACGCGTACGCAGATCGCGTCGCTCCAGCGCCGTCTCGGCATCACCACCGTCTACGTCACCCACGACCAGGTCGAGGCCATGACGATGGGCGACCGTGTGGCGGTCCTCAAGGACGGTCTGCTGCAGCAGGTCGACACCCCGCGCAACATGTACGACCGCCCGGCCAACCTCTTCGTCGCCGGCTTCATCGGCTCCCCGGCCATGAACCTGGTCGAGGTCCCGATCACCGACGGCGGCGTGAAGTTCGGCAACTCGGTCGTCCCGATCGACCGCGAGGCCCTGAAGGCCGCCTCCGACAAGGGCGACCGCACGGTCCACGTCGGCGTCCGCCCCGAGCACTTCGACATCATCGAGACGAACAGCGAGGCCGCCAAGTCCCTCGCCAAGGACGTCTCGGACGCCCCGGCCGGCCTCGCCGTCTCCGTGAACGTGGTCGAGGAGCTCGGCGCCGACGGCTACGTCTACGGCGCTGCCGAGGTCGGCGGCGAGCACAAGGACCTCGTCGTCCGCGTGAACGGCCGCCAGGTGCCGGAGAAGGGCGCCCAGCTGCACGTCGTGCCGCGCGCCGGTGAGACCCACGTGTTCTCGTCCTCCACGGGCGAGCGCCTCTCCGACTGA
- a CDS encoding MHYT domain-containing protein has protein sequence MQGTIDGLSYGMVTPIAAYLTACLGSALGLRCTVRSLALDRSRKPGWLALGAVSIGCGIWSMHFIAMLGFQVSGAAISYDTMLTFLSLLAAVLVVGVGVFTVGYLGTRPGPLLTAGVFTGFGVAGMHYLGMAAMRMNGSLSYDPGVVALSVVIAVVAATAALWAAITIQGFLASLGASVVMGIAVTGMHYTGMAAVDVHLTHGVDAVGSTAIGVLALLIGPLVVLVLAAVIVMFDPMLIMGDDEPERRPARRIAGAP, from the coding sequence ATGCAAGGCACGATTGATGGCTTAAGTTATGGAATGGTCACGCCGATCGCGGCGTACTTGACGGCTTGTCTCGGCAGCGCGCTCGGGCTGCGTTGCACGGTGCGTTCGCTCGCGCTCGACCGGTCGCGCAAGCCCGGCTGGCTCGCTCTCGGGGCGGTGTCCATCGGGTGCGGGATCTGGTCCATGCACTTCATCGCCATGCTCGGTTTCCAGGTCAGCGGGGCCGCCATCTCGTACGACACCATGCTGACGTTCCTCAGCCTGCTGGCGGCCGTCCTCGTGGTCGGCGTGGGTGTCTTCACCGTCGGCTATCTCGGGACGCGTCCGGGGCCGCTGCTCACCGCCGGTGTGTTCACCGGGTTCGGGGTCGCCGGCATGCACTACTTGGGCATGGCCGCCATGCGCATGAACGGCTCGCTCTCCTACGACCCCGGCGTGGTGGCGCTCTCCGTGGTGATCGCCGTCGTCGCGGCGACCGCCGCGCTGTGGGCCGCCATCACGATCCAGGGGTTTCTCGCCAGTCTCGGGGCGAGTGTGGTCATGGGTATCGCGGTGACCGGGATGCACTACACCGGGATGGCCGCGGTCGACGTGCACCTCACCCATGGTGTGGATGCCGTCGGTTCCACGGCCATCGGCGTGCTGGCCCTGCTCATCGGGCCGCTCGTCGTGCTCGTCCTCGCCGCGGTCATCGTCATGTTCGACCCGATGCTGATCATGGGTGACGACGAGCCGGAACGCCGTCCTGCCCGGCGGATCGCAGGCGCGCCCTGA
- a CDS encoding NAD(P)/FAD-dependent oxidoreductase, whose product MSNGISGPGGPRDTTGTINGGISFWYADDGIPLTRDPLPGDASADVVIVGGGYTGLWTAYYLKKAAPFLRITVLEQKFCGYGASGRNGGWLYNGIAGRDRYAKLHGHDGAVRLQQAMNETVTEVIDVARAESIDADIHHGGVLEVAYTPAQLTRLKSFHETELTYGEKDRTLHGARETADRIRVAGAVGSTWTPHGARLHPVKLLKGLAKAVEALGVTIHESTPVTEIKPKHAITPYGTVRAPYILRCTEGFTASLKGQRRTWLPMNSSMIATEPLSASQWESIGWEGRETLGDMAHAYMYAQRTADDRIALGGRGVPYRYASRTDNDGRTQPKTIEALYEILTRFFPQLAGVRVDHAWSGVLGVPRDWCATVTLDRSTGLGWAGGYVGSGVATTNLAARTLRDLVQQDSGQSGPTDLTTLPWANHKVRKWEPEPFRWLGVHGMYATYYAADRRELTTHTADSSRLAKWADKVAGRG is encoded by the coding sequence ATGAGCAACGGCATCAGCGGCCCCGGTGGCCCTCGCGACACCACCGGCACCATCAACGGCGGCATATCGTTCTGGTACGCGGACGACGGCATTCCGCTCACCCGCGATCCCCTGCCCGGCGACGCGAGCGCCGACGTCGTCATCGTCGGCGGCGGCTACACGGGCCTGTGGACGGCGTACTACCTGAAGAAGGCCGCCCCGTTCCTGCGGATCACGGTCCTTGAACAGAAGTTCTGCGGCTACGGAGCCTCCGGCCGCAACGGCGGCTGGCTCTACAACGGCATCGCGGGCCGCGACCGCTACGCCAAACTGCACGGCCACGACGGAGCGGTCCGCCTCCAGCAGGCCATGAACGAGACCGTCACCGAGGTCATCGACGTGGCCCGCGCCGAGTCCATCGACGCGGACATCCACCACGGCGGCGTACTCGAAGTCGCCTACACCCCCGCCCAGTTGACGCGCCTCAAGTCCTTCCACGAAACGGAACTCACCTACGGTGAGAAGGACCGCACCCTGCACGGCGCCCGCGAGACCGCCGACCGCATCCGCGTCGCCGGCGCCGTCGGCTCGACCTGGACCCCGCACGGCGCCCGCCTGCACCCGGTGAAACTCCTCAAGGGCCTGGCGAAAGCCGTCGAAGCCCTCGGCGTCACGATCCACGAGTCGACCCCCGTCACGGAGATCAAGCCCAAGCACGCCATCACGCCCTACGGCACCGTCCGCGCGCCCTACATCCTGCGCTGCACGGAGGGCTTCACCGCCTCCCTCAAGGGCCAGCGCCGCACCTGGCTCCCCATGAACTCCTCCATGATCGCCACGGAGCCGTTGTCGGCGTCGCAGTGGGAATCCATCGGCTGGGAGGGCCGCGAAACCCTCGGCGACATGGCCCACGCCTACATGTACGCCCAGCGCACGGCGGACGACCGCATCGCCCTCGGCGGCCGCGGCGTCCCCTACCGCTACGCCTCCCGCACGGACAACGACGGCCGCACGCAGCCCAAGACCATCGAGGCGCTGTACGAGATCCTGACCCGCTTCTTCCCCCAGCTCGCCGGCGTCCGGGTCGACCACGCCTGGTCCGGCGTCCTCGGCGTCCCCCGCGACTGGTGCGCCACCGTCACCCTCGACCGCTCGACGGGCCTCGGCTGGGCGGGCGGCTACGTAGGTTCCGGCGTCGCCACGACCAACCTCGCGGCCCGCACCCTCCGGGATCTGGTCCAACAGGACTCCGGCCAGTCAGGACCCACCGACCTCACCACGCTCCCCTGGGCCAACCACAAGGTCCGCAAGTGGGAACCGGAACCCTTCCGCTGGCTCGGCGTCCACGGCATGTACGCCACGTACTACGCGGCGGACCGCCGCGAACTGACCACCCACACCGCGGACTCCTCCCGCCTGGCGAAGTGGGCGGACAAGGTGGCGGGACGAGGCTGA
- a CDS encoding DsbA family protein, with protein MDVGARVSARPWVAAVAVVVLGVAVTACGGDEGDGGGASASVSASATPSVKAAENADDLAELDARMDGDDVIVVGDAKAPHTVKVYEDPRCPYCKKFEQGGAEALTGPVADGDVKVEYVIASFLDENLNGHGSVKAANALRASVEAGKFPVYHSAVFANQPADETTDAYTDDFLLKIADTVDGLRSSAFDGAVRDMKYRDFVDAAMKKFRADGIEGTPTVYVDGDKVTPEKAMYDEDAFEEILKDAGVPGN; from the coding sequence GTGGACGTAGGAGCGAGGGTTTCGGCGCGGCCCTGGGTCGCGGCGGTGGCGGTCGTCGTGCTCGGGGTGGCGGTCACGGCCTGTGGTGGTGACGAGGGCGACGGTGGCGGGGCCTCGGCCTCCGTGTCGGCCTCGGCGACCCCCTCCGTGAAGGCTGCCGAGAACGCCGATGACCTGGCGGAGCTGGACGCGCGCATGGACGGCGACGACGTGATCGTCGTGGGCGACGCGAAGGCCCCGCACACGGTCAAGGTGTACGAGGACCCGCGCTGCCCGTACTGCAAGAAGTTCGAGCAGGGCGGCGCCGAGGCGCTGACCGGCCCGGTGGCCGACGGGGACGTGAAGGTCGAGTACGTCATCGCCTCGTTCCTCGACGAGAACCTGAACGGCCACGGCTCGGTGAAGGCCGCCAACGCGCTGCGCGCCTCCGTGGAGGCCGGGAAGTTCCCCGTGTACCACTCGGCCGTCTTCGCGAACCAGCCCGCCGACGAGACCACGGACGCGTACACGGACGACTTCCTGCTGAAGATTGCCGACACGGTCGACGGGCTGCGCTCCTCCGCGTTCGACGGAGCCGTGCGGGACATGAAGTACCGGGACTTCGTGGACGCGGCGATGAAGAAGTTCCGCGCCGACGGGATCGAGGGCACGCCGACGGTCTACGTGGACGGCGACAAGGTGACCCCGGAGAAGGCGATGTACGACGAGGACGCCTTCGAGGAGATCCTCAAGGACGCTGGTGTTCCCGGTAATTGA
- a CDS encoding aminoglycoside phosphotransferase family protein codes for MIDVPVGLVESQHAYAGEAGRAFVAALPARVDEFLERWELTVDGPLMHGMAALVVPVVGGGRPAALKFQVLDEETEGEPVALRAWDGDGAVRLLAYDDGTGTMLLERLDSARMLSDVEDSRKAVTVIAELLARLTAGPAPEGIRRLSDIAARMLADAPDALRRVADPAERALLADCAAAVREVVDESGDRLLHWDLHFDNVLAAEREPWLAIDPKPLAGDPGFDLWPALNNRYEPQETVWRFDAMSGVLGLDRARARAWTLGRVLQNALWDIEDGRELGAVDLEIARRLRTGLSG; via the coding sequence GTGATCGACGTACCGGTGGGCCTTGTTGAGTCGCAGCACGCGTACGCGGGTGAGGCGGGCCGCGCGTTCGTCGCGGCGCTGCCCGCGCGCGTGGACGAGTTTTTGGAGCGCTGGGAGCTGACGGTCGACGGGCCGCTGATGCACGGGATGGCCGCGCTCGTCGTGCCCGTGGTGGGCGGCGGGCGGCCGGCCGCCCTCAAGTTCCAGGTGCTCGACGAGGAGACCGAGGGCGAGCCCGTCGCGCTGCGGGCGTGGGACGGCGACGGCGCCGTGCGGCTCCTCGCGTACGACGACGGAACGGGCACGATGCTGCTCGAACGGCTCGACTCCGCGCGGATGTTGAGCGACGTGGAGGACTCGCGCAAGGCCGTCACGGTGATCGCCGAGCTGCTCGCGCGGCTGACGGCGGGGCCCGCACCGGAGGGCATACGGCGGCTCTCCGACATCGCCGCGCGGATGCTCGCGGACGCCCCGGACGCGCTGCGCCGGGTGGCCGACCCGGCCGAGCGCGCGCTGCTCGCCGACTGCGCGGCCGCGGTGCGGGAGGTCGTGGACGAGTCCGGGGACCGGCTGCTGCACTGGGACCTGCACTTCGACAACGTGCTGGCCGCCGAGCGCGAACCGTGGCTGGCGATCGACCCGAAGCCGCTGGCCGGCGACCCCGGCTTCGACCTGTGGCCCGCGCTGAACAACCGCTACGAGCCGCAGGAGACGGTGTGGCGGTTCGACGCGATGAGCGGGGTCCTCGGGCTCGACCGGGCGCGGGCGCGGGCGTGGACGCTGGGCCGGGTGTTGCAGAACGCGTTGTGGGACATCGAGGACGGGCGGGAGCTGGGGGCAGTTGACCTGGAGATCGCGCGGCGGCTGCGTACGGGGCTCAGCG